A window of the Anaerolineae bacterium genome harbors these coding sequences:
- a CDS encoding sugar transferase, with protein sequence TVIKLQYDLYYIKHWSLWLDLVILLKTVLDMLTLRGRA encoded by the coding sequence ACCGTTATCAAATTACAATACGACCTCTACTACATCAAGCACTGGTCACTCTGGCTGGACCTGGTGATTCTGCTCAAGACGGTCCTGGACATGCTGACCCTGCGCGGGCGGGCGTGA